In Mustela erminea isolate mMusErm1 chromosome 20, mMusErm1.Pri, whole genome shotgun sequence, the sequence CTGACAACATCACAAAATTGGACATCCTTAGAACAGTATCTGGAGCTGAATTGCAGCTGTCATCTTTAGAAGAGGCATGTGCTCCCTGTTTTCCTTCCCATAGCCACCTCCAGTCTTTATTGGACTGTTTCATCCATTTACCTCTGAGGGATTTGAGTTGGTGAGTCCTGATCTCTTTgggtctccattttcttttttactttcatttatcaAAGGCTACATACATGCTAGGACCTACATCAACCATTCTGCATGCATGGTCTTTAATTCTTAAAGTATTTCTGTGAGAGATAAAAATATCTTCTATATGTGAGGAAACTGAATAACTTGTCCAGGTTATAGCTAGAAGTGGTGGAGCTGAAATTTCAGCACAGGTGAGCCTAAGGCTGGAGATCTAAACCTTTCAGCTTTGCTGTGTCATCTGTCTTAACTACCTGGCAAGCTGTCCACTAAAGTAATAGATACAGAagtgctttgaaaaatataaggGACGTTCCTTTTCTGAGTTACACATTTGTGTAATGCTTGTTTTGTTTCCGGCATGTAATCAGAACCAAAGAAAATATCTGGGAGTGGGAAAAAGGTGGCTTCACTTActtggccacttttttttttaatcattattattacctAGTCACTTTTATACATTAAGGAGACAGTCCTCATTTTCTAATACAAATAGTTAATGTCCAAACGTTTCTTAGTACTCAGCTGACAATAAAAGTGCAAGTCTTTGACAGTATTTTAACTGCTTTcaagcatttttataaaaacttggTATGTACTTACAGAAATTCCGCTTGCCACCACCATCATCTAATTTTCTAGCTGATATCATTGGACTGCAAAAGAAGCAAACAACAGGAGATCTATCCAAGATGGTGGGAGATATGGTTGTGACTCTAGTTTGATGATTTGCTCATTCTAAAAGACATTATGGATATGCTGTGGGTTTATCAGTCAAGTTTATACTTGCAAACAACAAAGGTCAATTCTAACTACCTTAAACAGAAGAGCagtttttcgtttttgtttttgttttgtttttaaagaaaaaatggataagtGCCTAGGGAGGATGAAGAGCAGGAACCAAACAGCCAATATTCATGTCCCAGGAACCATCTGGTTAGGTGAGAGCTCAGAGCCCCTTCCTAGTCCTCCTCCACTGCAGTCCATTCTCCACCCCACACACCTAGGCCAGCAACCTCTTTTCATCCTTGAAAttcttgtctctgcttctctctaccTTGTCTCCCTTACTTCCTCTCCCTTGCTAGCACTGGCCCAATCCCCACCACTCACTCAGTGTCTCCCCCTGACAGTCTCTTTATCGCTCCACAGGCCCTCAGGAATCCCACTCTGTGCAGCTCTGTCCAGGGACACCACAGGGAACCGCCTCTCctgtctgcccctctctcctgccccgtCACAGGGCGTGACAATCCCATTTACTAAGGCTGCTCAGGCGACCCTCATTGCCACAGTGCAGTTACCAGACTCTCCTGGGCAGCATGTGAACAGACTGAACTTGATCCTTAGGTGGCCCTGCCATGACTCCAAAGCTGCCGGAGGATGGCTGCGTCCATGACCTGGGAAGAAGGAGGGCTTTGCAGAATCCAGCAGCTCTGCGGCAGAAGGGATTGGCAAAAAGGGCCTTAAAGGGGAGAGAAGCATACCCCCAACACCTCCTGCTGCTGAGGAAGGGATGGGTCTCCTGTCAGTGACCTCTGCCCTGCCCATCCCTCAACAGGGAAACTGTGGGAGGATTGTGGGGCATCATGGGTCTCACCAAGAAAACTACCACCATCAGCTCCCCTCAAGACTCCCCTGTGGTTGGGGGGCAGCTGAGAAGGTGAAACCATTGCACAAAACCCGGATTAATGCAGGGCCTCCTCACCAGGCTCTCAGGGCCTTGCCAGACACTTCATTCTCTGCTCACTGTCACAGCAGACCACTGCCTGGGGACAGGCAGCTGTCTTGCTGATTACTACCCCCCCCAAACTGACAGTTTCCATGTGCTCAAGGGGATCTGTCACCAGAGTTCATACAAACACCAGCGGATCTAAATTCAAGCTGGGCCCCCTCCCCAGAAGGATTCCTGGGGTCCCTTGCAGTAGAGGTACCACGAAGCGTAGTCTTGCTCTATCCTCTGTCACCACCACTGCTGCCAGGGTGTTATCTGTGCGTGAAGGCATGACCCTATGCACTCGAAGGAGAGGGACTGTAGGTCctcctgaaggcagacgctgacaCAGACGCAGAACCGCGAACGGTTTATTGGGGGGATACCAGGAGAGACGAAGCACAGGGGAGAGGATGGGCAGGGAAAGCACTCAGACCACCAGGCAgaaaacattcatatttttactAAATAGAAACTCATTGGAGCCTGGTTGTTGGAGGTCAAGGTGGTCTTCAAATTACAAAATGATTAGCCTGTAAGGCAAAAGGATTTGGGTTAGTACACTGGGACCTTGTGTTTTCCCAAATGCTCTTTTCCTCCCATAGTGTATCTGAGGCCTTGGATGAACACTTGGGTGTGTGGCCGCCTATGTCAGTCTATACGTAATAGAAAATAATTGTCTTCACATCTCACATATACATCTCTGATTGTACCCGTTCTCTTAACTATCTTTTACTTCACTGTGGCTAGGACCTGAATGTTACTAGAAAAAGGGGGGCTCTTTGCCTTGTCTTTCAAATGAGAATTGCTACTATCTGGGCTGAGGTGTTACACTCTTAGTGTATTTTGTGGActtaaatgaacattttttggAAGCTCATGGGCATGGAGCTATTTTCATTTAAACAGTGAGAACAGTGAATGGACAGAGCCCAGGGCCTTTGccaattattacttttttttttctttttgagacagagagcctCTAGGGTGGCTCCTGGTCAACCCTGACTCCCCCACTAACAGTCTGACTCTGGCTGAGGCCAAGGCAGCCCCTCTGCTGACCTCAGTCCCGTGTTCAGTTTTTCTCAACTGGGGAACATAAATTCAGCCAGATGAGAATCCCCAGAGATCATGTTAAATTCCCCAAATCTCCATGACAGTCTTTCACATGGTTCAGAACCTTCAGAAATTCAGGGAAACAATGTTCTTCATAGACTATGAGTGAATGGCTTCACGGCAAAAATGACATTCTGAGACAAATTATGGCGTGATCCACACTTTGTGCATGAACACATGCTGCCAGGTTATCTGTTTGTTGGTGTGGACCGCACGGTGTCCTCACACTCACTCTCAAGCTGCTGGCCTGCCGGGAATGGCCTCACCCTCTTGAGAGAAGACCAGCCTCTCCCTGAGCACCTCCAGGCTTCTCAGCATCCACAACCTCCAGTTTCTGTGTGATTGGAGCTCCCTCCATTCCTTCTGGATACATCTCTTGTTCTTCCCTTATACGGAACACATCGTCTGTGTCCTTTCATCAGTGAGTCCCTCCCTTTTCTCAAGACACACACCTTCAGTTCCTCACATTAAGAGCATGTCTCATCCCTCCCAGAGCACAGAGCGTCGTCTCTGTACCATGTGCATGCGCACACCTGTGCCCAGCTTTCAGAGAAGGGCAGCTCTCCGTCACCACAAGGGACCTGCCAACCTCCTCAGTATGACTGGAAGACAAGGTCCATCAATTGTATCTACAGAACAACCAGAAGAAAGGTACCATGTCCTTAGCGGCCTTCACTCTGCCATGACAAGAGAGGCCTGTGGGCAGCACCCCTGGTCCTTGTGGAAGACGCTCCAGCATCTGTATCTGACTCACGCCATAGAAAAGACAGAAGCTTCTCCCCCTGGAAGTGACTGAGCAACACTCCAATGAACTCTCTACACCTGCCTCTGGCATCTGCCACTGTTTCTCATTCTCACCTCCCTGACCACACAAGAGCGTTTCTCACAAGTTTCCAGACTGCAAAGGACAAGGGCAGACCCCTACCCTAATGATCCATGAAGGGACCACAGCCCTGTGTCAGGCGTTTATACAACTAATGAAATGACAGCTCAAACCCTACACGCAGCAGATGAAGTGAGAGGTGTTTCATCCCTCCTGGAacaacaaaggcagatgctggacGTGCCGGACAATAAGAGACAGATGTCTGCAATTGTGCAACAGACTCCTCCTTCCCAATGATGGCACCTGCCCATGCTCAGTGTGTGCAAAGAGCCAGCACACACATGTGTGTCCTGAGGAACTTCAGAATCTTAAAAGCGCCCCCAGCCTGGTTTCCCCTTGAATGTCAAGCCCTGAGCACAAACTATGCCTTTCCTCCACCGACACAACTGCAAGGTGATGATCTAGAAACAGAGACACCTGTAAGCTCCACACGAAGACTTGCCACTTTGAGCAGGAAGGGACACCATCCATCGATCCCAGGATATACCCAACACACACAGGTCAGGACACTGTGCTGCCCAGAGAGGAACAGGACTCCAGGAATGGGTACAACTGAAAACACCCCTGCACTTACTTGGTTCTCCTCTGGGACCATCTGAGGCACAGCGCTGCTATTGTCCCCTTGAGCTCCACAGGCTTCTGAATGGGAAGGAAGCCCTTGAAGGGATGGAGGTGGATTCAGACTGGCGACGACCACGCAGGATTCAAGACaaccctctcttcctgcccccacctATTCCACGCTCTCCCTCTGGAGGGTCCTTCCTGTTTCTCACTGGACTCCCTGACCATTGTGGACAAAGGAGGGAATAGTCCCTCACCCTCGCAGATATGACCACTCTGCCCAGGAACAGATGTTTCCAGAACTAATCTATAACGCTGAACAACTGGGGCCTCCACACATGAGAGTGATATGAAGGTTGTGCTTCatccagcccagagcccaaaACCTCGTGTCTGCGCAGTGCACCTGGGCAATGCTTCTGTGTCTTTCCTCTGCAAAATGTCACCTTTCTTCTCCATGGCAAACACCTGCTGCCCAGTTCTGGGCGGTGGACCAGACAGTCCATGAGATGGACGTCTACACAAAGTGGAGGAATGTGACCATGTCCTCACTCGGGCTTATCTTTGCTTTGCAAAGCCTTATGGTACCACCTCTCCATCCTCTCCACCAACAGAAGTGGCTAAACTGTGAATGTGCTTTATGACTCACATCAATTCAGATCATCTCACCGTGTGGTGGAGGAACGAGGTGGGGCTGAGGCCCCCAGGTCCCCCAgtgtggaggtggaggaggaggaggaaagcctGGTATATTCTGCCCCACGTGGTAGGGCATACGGAGGGGCCCTGGGCAAGGAGGAATCACTCTCACACCTGTACCGACCTGCAGAACAGACAAGAAAATGTTTTagtaaaacagacaaaagttgcaacaccaagaaaacaaaccaaggagCTCTCAGCACCCGGCTTCTTCCGGAGAGCTGCATCTGCTGCAAAACTTAAATGCCCCTCCCAGCTGGTGCCAGTATAAAGACGGGGGAGAGGGCAATGGCTGTTACAGGAATAGGCTGTCACCAAACATCACTGCTCAGGTCTGCCCACATTCACCAGCAAGAAGTGGTGtcttaaagatgaaaaaggaTCACTAAAAGTAAAACAGCACATTCCAGACACAGCGGCATCAGCATCCAGGACAacacttcctctttcctcctcagcCCCTGGAGAAGATTTTGGTTAGGTCAGAATAGAGAGAATGGGATGAAACTGAATGCCCTTTCTCCACAAAGTTTCTGAGCCACTTGAGGGGAATCGTTTGCTTATAAGTCCCCGACTCTCCCCACGCTGCCTCACCTCTTGACAAAGGGTCCTCTACTCTCTACAGTTTCTGTCCATGGACAAAGACCCTTGAGGAATTAGGGGCTTGTGGTCTGACAGGCACTGGAAAAGTGTCGGGCCACTGAGAGGCCGATTCAACATCGCCAAATGAAAACCAGTGCGTCTAGAGAGTATGTGCGATGCTACCAGGATGGGTTGGGAGAGAAGCTATGAGCTGGCAGAGCCACGAGACGCCATCAGAACCCGCTCACGGGAGCACAACTGAAACACGTGTGAGGGGTGGGCCCTGCGGGAAGTCACCGGGATTCCCTCTTCAGGGCTGCTGCTCCAGGGGACGTTTTCTACGACACACCTGGCACCTGGCAGCGTTCACCTCATCTCACCCAGGGGCCAACTGGAGGGATTCCAGCTCACGTCTTTGCCCACACAATTGGAAAGCACAGGAGATCACAACTCACCTTCTCCACCAACACTCAAGCTGCCCAAAGCACGTGGCACAAGGGTGAGGCAGTCCTGGCTTTTCCCATTTTACCTCTGTGAGGACCTCTGCAGACATCCTCCCGGATTAGTCTCctgaccccaaaaccaaaaatgctCCTGCTCCCGCAGGAAAGCAAACCACAAACCCAGCCGGACTAGCTGACTTCACTGTGGAGTGAGACGTCATCCTCCTCGAGTTATTtaaacacacgtgcacacacacacacacacacacacacacacaaacacacatgagGTGAGCATCCTACCGTCACGTGTCTCTAAGCATCTACAGCTTTGGGAGGAAGCATGAAATTGAGGATCTCTAATGGAGAAgcccagaggctcctgggtgaaTGGTGTTCACTCTGAAAGGGATGATCGTAGATCACATGCAACACCACAAGGCCAGGACAGGGTGCGGTCCACACTGCAATACATTTCAGAAATGGACACAACTAAAAATACCCACAGCACTTACCGTAGCCATCTCTGGGTCCTTTTGAGGGCTGGTGCGGCTGTTCATCCTGGGAACCGGTCTAGGTGCTAGATCAGACAAAGGACAGAGGTTTATTGTGGTTTGCATGCCCTCCATGCCGCCTTCTCCCATCTTTCACTCTTTGCCACACTCGGGTCCCTTATCAGAGGGTTTCCCACGTGACTCAAGTGACTCCTTTGCTAAGAGAGACACCAGTCACCTGACTCGTGCGGGAGTCACTCCAGGACCCTGCTTCCAGGGTTTCCATAAATAATCCATCACAAGTGGACAGGTTTGGGTACAACTGGCTAAAATCAACACTAAAATTGGGGTGCTCAACACACATCAGGCAAATCACTTTTTCTTCATAGATTAAACATCTAAGTGAGAAAAGCCTTAGGTGGGTGACATCCACAAACCCCCACCATGAACGCCCACGTTCTCTTCTCAGGCCACAAAGGATGGTTCATTTTTCCAGACTATAGATGAGACCTACCATGTGTGACTGGCCAATGAGTAAACATTTCAGGGAAGAAATGGACTTTGTCAGTTGTATAGtcacaaacaaagaaaacatattgtTTTGAGCAATAAAGCTATGGCATTGCACCGATAACGGGAGAGgagtaaaatatatttcactgatgaatatggtCCTATAgcttacaaataaaacaaaaatataggagCCTCCATGACGAGCAAATAAATGCCCTTTTTcacaaataagtctttttttcccccaaggcttGACCACTGAGTCAAGGTGGGAAGGGAGCTTGGCTCCCACCTTCTCAGGCGCAGCTCTTCAGAAGGTGGTGGCAACGGGGAAGGTGTGGAGGGGCGTGAGCTCCACCTGTCACAGGGGCAAGTATCCTGTTCTCTGGGGGCATATGAGGAAACACCCTCCTAGCACCCCTTCAGACAACCTGCAGTCCTTAGTGCTTGTCATTCTCTCCAGGACACACAGCGAAAACCCACAGGAAGGGGAAGGACACCGTGTGgtttcagagcagaaatcaggcTGCTGCATTTCAAATTGTGCTCCCTACCTTGCCACAGAGGATTCAGCAACTCAGGCCTTCCTGGCATCGGTCCGCGCCGCGTGGGTCCCACAGGCAACATCTCCCCTTCCATCATGCGCAGGCttgaacacagaaaaagaatggaCATCTCTAAGAATTACAACACCACGTCCTCTCCTAGGCACTAAATCGGATAGCCGTCACCCCTCCAAACACCGTAAAAACGCACGTCAAACTCTCACACCTGTGTTTCAGGTAGGCgttctccctgctctgctgcaCTATCCTCCTCTCCCAATCCCGAGCTTTCATCTGGGGGAGAAAAACACACCCATCATCGGATGTGCCAGACTGTGCCCTAAGAGAAGAcgaggaaaaggaaaacacttaccCAGTTAGCCACAGCATTCCTCTCCTGAACTGCAATCTGAAAAAAGCCAACACACCAAAAGTCCATGTTCAGGGCTCTAAGGGCCACTACCGTCACCTGCAGGGGGCGCCAAGGGGTCAGTGTGTTGGGCACAACTCAGGTTACCTGGCCTTGGAAGgtgaactctgcctctgaaagcTGATGTTGCATGTCTTCCACTTGTCTGAGGGACAAGTGTTTTCATCAGACAAAACCCAACATTGGGTGTGATTTTCCATCTGCCCAAGTGACCAACCTCCTCTATCAGTCCCCTCATACAATGGGTCCTGACACAGGAACCACTTTCACCTGACTATAACTGGACAGTAGGATCAAAGCTATTGTTACAGCCTTTCTTAACCGTTTTCCCTCACCTGCAGGTTCAGAATTGAATAATTTCCTTACCCATTTTCAATCCTTCCCTCAGTTATCACATGACAAGTGTCTTTGGTCATGAAGTTCTATTCTCCTTGAACTTCTATCCTCGCCATGGTTCCCAGGGTTGCAAAGACCATCACCATCAGATGGCACTACAACGTTTATAGGTAAGATTCATCCTAAGACAAACTGCTCTCCTCAAGATTAGGACAACTGACACCAAGGACACTGGTGTGGAGCCAGTTTCCACAGAGTCACACCAGCGCTGGGGATCACAACATGTTTAGTAACGTCATTGTTTTGTTCCttatctttctgtgtctgttaaTTCTCTCTGGATATATCCTCcgaatttttgtgtatatatccTGAGTACTAATAATGTACAAGATGAAAAATCCAAAGGGAACAGGGATTTCAGGAGCCAGTAGTAGGTAGTGTCTGGACTTACCTatacttctccatttcttctttggtCACCTTCAGATTATCTTCGGCAGCTGACAGCTCATTCCTGGTTGCATTCAGTTCGTTAATGGTCTCTTCTAAATTCCTAAGGTGGGAAAGTTATGTACATTGTCCAGGAGACAAGGTCCTGAATTTCTGCCATTTACCCTCCCAAGCATAATTGATGGCCTAGGTTGGAATGTCCCCGCGAAAAGCATACACTGACAACAGGGAGATGAATGAAGGCCCCATTTAGGGTTCAACGACAATCAAACTCTGGCTGCTGCCAGGTTCCCTCCAATAGGGACTGTCTTTATATTTCCCTACTTCAATTCATTCACCATGTCACCAAATAACATTGCACTCTGTGCGCTCTCAGAGTTGGTCTTTGGGTTGAGACGGTGAAGGCCCATTTCAGTCCAAAGTGAAAACCCAAGCCTGACCAGCCACACCCATTAGGATGAAGCAGTGGCCCATCATTAGTCTCACACCTCCATGGGGAGCCCTGATCCTCAGACCAAGGTTGGGCAACACAGCCCAAAAGGAATCTTCCAGAATAGGGCTTCACTGGCATGGAAACTCACTCCCACACATCTCTAGGCTTGAGAAGTACAATCCCTGCCCCCTCTTGGAAGATCCTGGTGTAGGAAAAGGCCAACCGTACTGCCAAAAATAGGTCCTCAAATAATCCATGTGAACTGTCACATACTCAGGGTGTTTTGTCCAGGGAACAGACTTCAGATGGAAAACTGTCAACTCCATTGAGTCAACCTCGAATACAAGACCAAGTTCATGGATGGTGAAGGCAGCAAACGGTGATGTTAGCAAGGTTGGTTTGCTGGGCTGCCTCAGACTCTTGTTCATGGTGTTGATTCAAAGGTTTCAACAGGACACATGTCAAGAATCACGTGCAGAAAGACTGTAGAAACTGAGACAAAACCTCTAGAAAGAGAAGGACATGAGCATCTGCTTCTGGCCTCTCAACTATCCTTCAGCAAATGTTAACTTTCAGCAAATGTCTTCTGGACCCGCAGTCAATGTCTGGCTCAGGCATATGGTGTTGAAGAGAGAAAGGTGGTGAGGACACTAGACCCGCCCCAAGAAGAACTTACAATGAACAGAACCCAGGTGCCTGTGAGAGAGAGCGGCCCCTATCCctggagagggaagaaataaCACAAAGCTGTTTTCCAGGGAAGACAGGGAACAGTTTTGCTTTTCAACAGGAATGAGGGCCTCCAACGTCCTGATCTCCTCctgagaaacaaaaggaaacactGGACAAGAGAGAAAAGTTGTGAGTGAATGCACCCAATTTCTAAAGAGCACATGAAGAAACATGATAATcagatggagaagaaggaagcCTAGGAGAAAGCCAGCCTGGCAGTGGGAGCCAGTTTCTACAGAACACATCAGTGAATTCTAGAACAGGCAATGAATACAAAGTAAATGAACAAGAAACCTTTTGGGGACAGATTGGAATGCAACAAGCGAAGCTCTCGTCCAGCCAGCAAAGATGAGACTTAGTGAAACTGCAGGCTTTGGTTGGGATCCAAGAGACATACACCTAGAAAATCATGTGGAGGGGCACCAGGATGTCTCAGTCATTATCTGCTTAAAAgtatttggttcaggtcatgatcccaggatcctgcaatagagccccacactggactccctgttcggcgggaagcctgcttctccctctcgcactccccctgcttgtgttctctctctcgcggtgtctctctctgtcaaataggtaaatgtACAgtcctttctaaaaagaaaaagtaaatcacGTGGACAGGAAATACCCTGACCTTCTTAGCGACTGGGCTGCACCGAATGATCTCAGTTGTACACAAGATGAAGGGACCCAGTATTGCTGGAGCCCCAGCCCACTTTCCACAAAGAAACTTTCCTGATTTCTGCAGGAAGagaattccatttttctctccacaTTCTGAACCCAAGTCTCATGCTGAACAAGAATTGGACCTAATGCAGGAGTGGTAAGATCACGTGAGGAGAGTGAACCTGAAAGGACAGTGTAGACTGACCCAGAGGGGATCCAGGTATCCAAGTGATTAATGATGCTACCTGCCCCCTTCTACCTCAGTGAATCACACAGCAACGTGTGGCAAGTCcttagaacagaaaggaaaatgcaggTTACACATATCAAAATAGAAGGGCAGGCACAATTCTACAAAATGCATTTGGTAAAAGTACTCTAAGATCCAATTCCAGAAGTTCCAAATACAGTTATCTAGACTTGACGCCACATAAATTTATACAACCGTATTTAGGACAGCACAGCAAGAGCTTACTCTTCTGCAGTCCGTTTTTGTTGTTCAGTGAACTCCACTACCATATTCACTTTCTTCCTTAGCAGGTTCAATTCTGCTTCTTTAGCTGTTTTCTGAGAACTCAGGGCATTATACCGGTCTTCCAGGAACTTTTCGCTTTCTGTAAAGGATGAGTTtccttttgtgtgtttgtgcCATGACCTGAGAACTTGGTTTTGATGGGGAATGAGAAGGGCAAGATCATGAAGGCAGGAAGGGATTCTTTCCCTGCCCGATGCAAACTCATTGCCACCCTATGGAGatttcctccccccaaaaaacatacCTTTCAATTCCTGGTTTTTGCATGTCAAGGCTCTCAGCTCGTCGTCATCCAATTCATCTTGGACCTTTAAGACAGATTTAAGAAAAGACCTATGAGGGCACCTAGCAGGACAGCATCATAGAGGCAATAAAGAAAGCCCTTGAGGCATAAATAGAATAAGGAGAAAGTAAGGAAACTGGTTCATTTCAAAAAAAGCA encodes:
- the LOC116581444 gene encoding melanoma inhibitory activity protein 2-like, producing the protein MLLGSLLAQCGRCPHRSFLKSVLKVQDELDDDELRALTCKNQELKGIGAALSHRHLGSVHWNLEETINELNATRNELSAAEDNLKVTKEEMEKYRQVEDMQHQLSEAEFTFQGQIAVQERNAVANWMKARDWERRIVQQSRENAYLKHRLRMMNGERLSERSMRQEQIPGRPWLQKPLWQGRYRCESDSSLPRAPPYALPRGAEYTRLSSSSSPSTLGDLGASAPPRSSTPRASFPLRSLCSSTGQ